The Lytechinus pictus isolate F3 Inbred chromosome 17, Lp3.0, whole genome shotgun sequence genome contains a region encoding:
- the LOC129280766 gene encoding RING finger protein nhl-1-like, with amino-acid sequence MAEEIKRLLECPMCLELFTSSSRKPKLLPCQHTLCLECMDMLNQGNRIQCPQCRQEHTCPGDGPAQLPNNFTMLALLDVQQKSSPSPTPVSMKESSPPVPARPEPSRPPAINEGVRNSIALLARKLQEKSVELSRIDNKEKQTEDLFLSVKNQVDSAFEARTRDLQTRRDQLIKILASARQEELAFIQGQRASAYQYLQKLQTDFSKMRHALTASAEPREADLINLLSLCRGYLSQIEQYALNIDQRICNVAFTDPNQRQLSISIQAYGCLNISTDKAKSVQAVRPTMIPSATVSQSSPSNPFDPARSFPATSSSTSSSPTPGRLSQGNSAPSSGDGFSQSPYASASSPVVTPANPVTPDAAAGIARQHSRANRRLSEPLSQPAQPIPSAGIPAPSQSVRLSRHISMDAVGATVPVSTSQQNPTPSDQPPPIPRRPGTSRISSVGEQPSVDRPRSILLRQHTVPSAISQTRIDAPPLPPRSSVHVSSASIPSSTADVPSPQSSANTNNPSQPWVTFTSNGAQSSSPSQKQRVSIIGQLFERPVGVHVVEKLNNCFAVVDELEHCAMIINEEGRLLRKMGSKGAGAGQMQFPKGICSNSSGHIIITDSFNHKIQVWEISTGRCLKQFGSRGHSNYCFDTPMGIVCDKQDNIYVCDYNNGCVKVFNPLGQFLRQIGKKGERDGQFRNPAYIAFTQGGELLITDAFKHCVNVFSSQGTYLYRFGRWGTSPGDLNCPSGITVDSQGYIYVANRGNHRIEVFNPSGSYALNLGRHGTEEGQLDEPLGVSVTKDGRLLVSDSGNRRLQLLWP; translated from the coding sequence ATGGCTGAAGAAATCAAGAGGTTGCTTGAATGTCCGATGTGCTTGGAACTTTTCACTTCTTCCTCTCGGAAGCCCAAGCTACTACCATGCCAACACACACTGTGCCTGGAATGCATGGACATGCTGAACCAAGGAAACAGGATACAGTGTCCTCAGTGCAGGCAGGAACACACCTGTCCTGGTGACGGTCCTGCGCAGTTACCTAATAACTTCACTATGCTGGCACTGTTAGATGTCCAACAGAAGAGCAGTCCATCGCCTACTCCTGTGAGCATGAAAGAGTCCTCACCACCTGTTCCTGCAAGGCCAGAACCCAGCAGGCCACCTGCAATCAATGAGGGTGTTAGGAACTCCATTGCACTGTTGGCCAGAAAACTCCAAGAGAAATCTGTAGAGCTTAGTAGGATCGATAACAAGGAAAAGCAGACAGAGGACCTGTTTCTTTCTGTTAAAAATCAGGTTGACAGTGCCTTTGAGGCAAGGACTCGTGACCTACAAACTCGTAGAGATCAGTTAATAAAAATACTGGCAAGTGCCAGACAGGAAGAGCTAGCATTCATACAGGGTCAAAGGGCAAGCGCTTATCAGTATCTCCAAAAGCTGCAAACTGACTTTTCAAAAATGCGACATGCATTGACAGCATCAGCAGAGCCCAGAGAAGCTGATCTGATCAACTTACTCAGTCTGTGCAGGGGCTACTTATCACAAATTGAACAATACGCTCTGAACATTGATCAACGGATTTGTAATGTAGCCTTTACAGATCCAAATCAACGACAACTCTCGATAAGTATTCAAGCGTATGGTTGTTTGAATATCAGCACGGACAAAGCAAAGTCTGTTCAGGCTGTGAGACCTACTATGATTCCAAGTGCAACCGTCTCACAGAGTTCACCTTCCAATCCATTTGATCCAGCAAGGTCTTTTCCGGCAACATCTTCCAGTACTTCTTCCTCTCCTACCCCTGGACGTCTTTCACAAGGCAATTCTGCTCCATCCTCTGGGGATGGTTTCTCTCAGAGTCCCTATGCCAGTGCTTCATCACCTGTGGTCACTCCTGCTAACCCTGTAACACCAGATGCAGCAGCTGGTATAGCAAGGCAACATTCTAGAGCGAATAGGAGGTTGTCTGAGCCCCTAAGTCAACCAGCGCAACCAATACCTTCTGCAGGTATTCCAGCCCCATCACAGTCTGTACGGTTGTCCAGGCACATATCGATGGATGCTGTTGGAGCAACAGTCCCTGTATCAACTTCTCAACAAAACCCTACTCCCAGTGACCAACCTCCTCCCATTCCTCGTCGACCAGGAACTTCAAGAATTTCATCTGTAGGGGAGCAGCCCTCAGTGGATCGCCCAAGGAGCATCCTGTTACGGCAACACACAGTACCATCAGCCATCTCTCAGACCAGAATAGATGCCCCTCCTCTCCCACCAAGATCAAGTGTTCATGTCTCTAGCGCAAGTATCCCTTCATCCACTGCAGATGTACCGTCTCCTCAGAGCTCAGCCAATACCAACAACCCCTCTCAGCCGTGGGTCACATTCACTTCTAATGGTGCTCAAAGTTCCAGTCCATCGCAAAAGCAGCGAGTCTCCATCATTGGGCAACTGTTTGAGAGACCAGTTGGGGTTCACGTTGTGGAGAAACTGAACAACTGCTTTGCTGTAGTTGACGAGCTCGAGCATTGTGCAATGATTATCAATGAGGAAGGTCGCCTGCTGCGGAAAATGGGGAGCAAGGGTGCAGGTGCAGGGCAGATGCAATTCCCCAAAGGAATCTGTTCAAACAGCTCTGGGCATATAATCATCACTGACAGTTTCAATCACAAGATCCAGGTGTGGGAAATCAGTACCGGCAGGTGCCTCAAGCAGTTTGGATCTCGTGGACACTCAAATTATTGTTTTGATACACCCATGGGTATTGTGTGTGACAAACAGGACAACATCTACGTTTGTGACTACAACAATGGTTGCGTGAAAGTCTTCAACCCTTTGGGCCAATTTTTGCGGCAAATAGGGAAGAAGGGCGAGAGGGATGGCCAATTCCGCAATCCTGCTTACATAGCATTTACGCAAGGAGGAGAGCTTCTGATCACTGATGCTTTCAAGCACTGCGTCAACGTGTTTTCATCACAGGGTACATACCTGTACCGCTTTGGTAGGTGGGGAACGAGTCCTGGTGATCTGAACTGTCCCAGTGGAATCACAGTAGATTCTCAGGGTTACATTTATGTGGCCAACAGAGGAAACCATCGGATTGAGGTCTTCAATCCTTCAGGATCGTATGCACTAAACTTGGGAAGGCATGGTACCGAAGAAGGCCAGTTGGATGAACCTTTAGGGGTCTCTGTCACTAAAGATGGCCGATTGTTAGTCTCTGATTCTGGCAACAGACGCCTTCAGTTGTTATGGCCTTGA